Proteins co-encoded in one Zymomonas mobilis subsp. mobilis ATCC 10988 genomic window:
- a CDS encoding glycosyltransferase, with translation MNKKPVFYDSSGKRRRRFALAIVAFFALLFLAIATLFATVAIPSIGQNLPFSIGRAPIKAQPNGITSHTRINFHRALSRIGLVKTPPKPLKDTLSMAFYTPWDDASIASLSRHINDIDWLSPGWLSVTGADHHWTEFPDPQGHAIINNAKQKPKILPMVQNVSNGEWDGKNAAILMRDPAARLQFLNNIEKFLVKNQADGAVFDFESLNKQTLPFYLQLLKETHDRFSAHHWILTVAVPVADEAWNLSAVANVSDKLILMAYDEHYPEGEPGAIASNDWFLDVVEQATQNLPPEKVIVALGSYAYNWKKGSDTDAISIEQAWLTAHESGTVPVFDKETGNTHFSYSEAGILHDVWMLDAVSFYNQTKMSHHLGFNALALWRLGSEDPSLWNIFGKGHLIHNGANDTAIVADPVKALSHIPAGTEVDIEGTGEVLRVASRPVAGERQIDLDKEGLITDERFSSIPLPYAIERAGYRPGMIALTFDDGPDQKWTPKILDILKKEHAPATFFIIGENALTNRNLLLREIKEGHEVGNHTYTHPNLGMASANSTIIEVNATQRLFQAFTGHSLRLFRAPFFGDAEPTTADEIDPVYAAQKLGYLSVGLHVDPNDWQRPKKDEIIERVMEQVKQATSQHSAQIVLLHDSGGDRTQTIAALPDIIHQLRANGYKLVLVSDLINLKRDDAMPPLSPVERVSARWNFALFSCLGASVIALRWIFAIAITLGILRALFLSAFSIIQARKENRLIFPPIDPDRTISVLIPAFNEEAVIEASIRRVLASAEVNNIEVIVIDDGSTDNSSQIVESQFADDPRVQLIRLSNGGKARALNHGVQKAKGEIIIALDADTHFEPRTIARLTRWFSDPKLGAVAGNAKVGNRINLITRWQALEYITAQNLERRATVLLNAMTVVPGAVGAWRAETLRQVGGFPDQTLAEDQDLTIIIQEHDWAVRYDPYAVAWTEAPETIRALARQRFRWAFGTLQCLWKHWSIIKNRRPKGLAYIGLPQSLIFQIGFATISPIIDLALVISIMATVFAVYQHGWVQQGDDLQKMAAYWSVFTLIDLMSGVVAFALERKEKWSLLWLLIPQRIGYRQIMYYVVIKALTQAIRGPKVGWDKLERSGHVQTESNK, from the coding sequence ATGAACAAAAAACCAGTATTTTATGATTCATCAGGGAAAAGAAGAAGGCGTTTTGCTCTCGCAATCGTTGCTTTTTTTGCTTTACTCTTTTTAGCTATAGCAACCCTTTTTGCGACAGTTGCGATTCCGTCAATCGGGCAAAATTTACCTTTTTCTATTGGCCGCGCCCCCATCAAAGCACAGCCTAACGGGATTACATCCCACACGCGTATCAATTTTCATCGGGCTTTATCTCGTATTGGTTTAGTAAAAACACCTCCTAAGCCTCTAAAAGATACTTTGAGCATGGCCTTCTATACGCCGTGGGATGATGCCAGCATTGCATCACTGTCACGGCACATCAATGACATTGACTGGCTATCGCCAGGCTGGCTATCTGTTACAGGAGCAGACCATCACTGGACAGAATTCCCGGATCCCCAAGGTCATGCGATTATCAATAATGCCAAGCAGAAACCTAAAATTTTGCCTATGGTGCAAAATGTTAGTAATGGCGAATGGGATGGCAAAAATGCAGCTATTTTAATGCGAGACCCAGCTGCACGACTACAATTTCTTAATAATATTGAAAAATTTTTAGTTAAGAATCAGGCTGACGGCGCTGTTTTTGACTTTGAATCTCTGAACAAGCAAACACTGCCTTTTTATTTACAACTTCTAAAAGAAACCCACGATCGTTTTTCTGCGCATCATTGGATTTTGACCGTCGCCGTGCCTGTTGCCGATGAGGCATGGAATTTATCAGCCGTTGCTAATGTAAGCGATAAACTCATTTTAATGGCTTACGATGAACATTATCCAGAAGGTGAACCGGGCGCAATTGCCTCAAATGACTGGTTTCTTGATGTTGTAGAACAAGCCACCCAAAATCTACCACCAGAGAAAGTGATCGTTGCCTTAGGCTCATATGCCTATAATTGGAAAAAAGGTAGCGATACCGATGCTATATCTATCGAACAGGCATGGCTTACCGCACATGAATCAGGGACAGTTCCAGTCTTTGATAAGGAGACTGGAAACACGCATTTTTCTTATAGTGAAGCCGGTATTTTACATGATGTGTGGATGCTAGATGCTGTCAGTTTTTATAACCAGACTAAAATGTCGCACCATCTGGGATTCAATGCTCTAGCCTTATGGCGTCTTGGTTCAGAAGATCCGTCACTGTGGAATATTTTTGGGAAAGGTCATTTAATCCATAATGGTGCTAATGACACAGCAATAGTTGCTGATCCCGTCAAGGCATTAAGTCATATTCCAGCAGGTACTGAAGTTGATATCGAAGGCACAGGAGAAGTCCTAAGAGTTGCCAGTCGTCCAGTTGCAGGAGAGCGCCAAATTGACCTCGACAAAGAAGGTCTAATTACGGATGAAAGATTCTCCTCTATTCCCCTTCCCTATGCTATTGAACGGGCGGGTTATCGTCCGGGCATGATTGCTTTAACTTTTGATGACGGCCCTGACCAGAAATGGACACCTAAAATTCTCGATATTTTGAAAAAGGAACATGCACCAGCGACCTTCTTCATTATCGGTGAAAATGCGCTTACCAATCGCAACTTATTATTACGAGAAATAAAAGAAGGCCATGAAGTAGGTAATCATACCTATACCCATCCTAATTTGGGTATGGCCAGCGCCAATAGTACAATTATTGAAGTTAATGCTACTCAACGCCTTTTCCAAGCTTTTACCGGACATTCATTGCGCCTTTTTCGCGCTCCTTTTTTCGGAGATGCTGAACCGACAACAGCCGACGAGATTGATCCCGTCTATGCGGCGCAAAAATTGGGCTATCTTTCTGTTGGACTCCATGTTGACCCCAATGACTGGCAACGGCCAAAAAAGGATGAGATCATTGAGAGAGTTATGGAACAGGTCAAACAGGCAACTAGCCAGCATAGTGCCCAGATCGTTCTTTTACATGATTCTGGTGGTGATCGCACACAAACCATAGCAGCTCTGCCTGATATCATTCATCAATTACGGGCAAATGGCTATAAACTGGTTTTAGTTTCAGATCTTATCAATCTCAAACGTGACGATGCGATGCCCCCCTTGAGTCCGGTTGAACGCGTTTCAGCAAGATGGAATTTTGCTCTTTTTTCTTGCCTTGGGGCCTCCGTTATTGCGCTTCGGTGGATATTCGCAATTGCAATCACCTTGGGTATTTTGCGTGCTTTATTTCTTTCCGCTTTTTCGATCATCCAAGCACGGAAAGAAAATCGGCTAATTTTCCCACCTATCGATCCAGATCGCACTATCAGTGTGCTTATCCCCGCCTTTAATGAAGAAGCTGTTATTGAAGCCTCTATCCGGCGTGTCCTAGCCAGTGCTGAGGTTAATAATATCGAGGTAATTGTTATTGATGATGGCTCTACCGATAACAGTTCTCAAATTGTTGAAAGCCAATTTGCTGATGATCCTCGTGTTCAGCTTATCCGGCTTTCCAATGGCGGGAAAGCGCGCGCATTGAACCACGGCGTTCAAAAAGCGAAAGGTGAAATTATTATAGCTCTTGATGCAGATACGCATTTTGAGCCACGGACAATTGCCCGTCTAACGCGATGGTTCTCTGATCCAAAATTAGGAGCAGTTGCTGGTAATGCCAAAGTTGGCAATCGGATTAATCTGATCACACGTTGGCAAGCACTAGAATATATCACAGCTCAAAATCTTGAGAGACGAGCAACGGTTCTTTTAAATGCTATGACGGTTGTGCCCGGTGCCGTCGGGGCATGGCGGGCAGAGACTCTGCGTCAGGTTGGAGGTTTCCCTGATCAAACTTTGGCTGAAGATCAAGATTTAACCATTATTATCCAAGAACATGATTGGGCAGTACGTTATGATCCCTATGCTGTTGCTTGGACAGAAGCGCCAGAAACCATTCGAGCTCTTGCACGTCAACGTTTCCGCTGGGCTTTTGGAACATTGCAATGTCTTTGGAAACACTGGTCGATTATCAAAAATCGCCGCCCGAAAGGATTGGCTTATATAGGGCTGCCACAATCTCTAATCTTTCAAATCGGGTTCGCAACTATATCGCCTATTATCGACCTTGCTTTAGTTATCAGCATTATGGCTACTGTTTTCGCAGTCTATCAACATGGCTGGGTGCAACAAGGGGACGATCTCCAAAAAATGGCGGCTTACTGGAGCGTTTTTACACTTATCGATTTAATGTCTGGAGTCGTCGCTTTTGCCTTGGAGCGGAAAGAGAAATGGTCTCTATTATGGCTCTTGATTCCACAACGGATCGGTTATCGTCAGATAATGTATTATGTTGTCATTAAAGCCTTAACACAAGCTATCCGAGGCCCCAAGGTCGGATGGGACAAATTGGAAAGGTCAGGTCATGTCCAGACAGAAAGTAATAAATAA
- a CDS encoding adenosine deaminase family protein: MFLQNFLKMSLSPLKTKTTILSLIFSLFPVSQSYAFVPQTSSNSKNESVAATKIEEAKGNMPRLRMLVSAFPKGGDLHHHLAGAIDAETMLQWAGDQNLCIDTIKLSVIPSPCDAAVNKKLAKNLERQDPILWNKLIDVFSMRNYHFDVAAGEHSGHDHFFSSFFHFAAALDNNFGRMIAYSRRDAAANNLLYIETMQNPKVVSTFARSVLQDAKGKNSPEDLWKVVKNRLPAAVAAAKAETTEAEAQSRQILQCDGRQPDPACSVTMRYMVYAVRAMPPEMVFAQLALGFALAHSDPRWVGVNIVAPEDGAVSMQDYDLHMQFFRFLRQLYPDVKITLHAGELALPLVPTAGLRDHIRKAVFVAGADRIGHGIDIGSEMNPVEILHHMAERPVPVEINLSSNDAILNIKGNQHPFALYRQYNVPVVISTDDAGVSRNDLTTEYMRAIEEQHVSYSDLKKLSRDSLEYAFLSGESLWQKNTGESVKPVCNGIAFTAMPQGKCADFLVKNDKAALQWKLEAAFIRYEEQVREGAL; the protein is encoded by the coding sequence TTGTTTCTTCAGAATTTTTTAAAAATGTCATTATCCCCTTTAAAAACAAAGACAACCATTCTTTCTCTTATTTTTTCTTTGTTCCCTGTATCGCAAAGTTACGCTTTTGTTCCCCAAACATCGAGTAATTCTAAAAATGAAAGCGTAGCAGCCACCAAAATAGAAGAAGCCAAAGGCAATATGCCTCGTTTGCGTATGCTTGTGTCTGCTTTTCCTAAAGGCGGCGATCTTCATCACCATTTGGCTGGCGCTATTGATGCAGAAACAATGCTTCAATGGGCTGGAGATCAAAATTTATGCATTGATACTATAAAGCTATCTGTAATTCCGTCCCCTTGTGACGCGGCTGTGAATAAAAAGCTAGCAAAAAATCTGGAGCGCCAAGATCCGATTCTATGGAATAAGTTAATAGATGTTTTCTCGATGCGGAATTATCATTTTGATGTTGCCGCTGGAGAACATTCTGGTCACGATCATTTTTTCTCTAGCTTTTTTCATTTTGCAGCAGCCTTAGATAATAATTTTGGCCGGATGATTGCCTATAGCCGTCGTGATGCAGCGGCGAATAACCTGCTCTATATTGAAACGATGCAGAATCCGAAGGTGGTGTCGACTTTTGCACGAAGTGTTTTGCAAGACGCAAAAGGCAAAAATTCGCCGGAGGATTTATGGAAAGTCGTGAAAAATCGTCTTCCGGCGGCGGTAGCGGCAGCAAAGGCTGAAACCACGGAAGCGGAGGCGCAATCTCGTCAGATATTACAATGCGATGGTCGCCAGCCAGATCCTGCTTGTTCGGTTACAATGCGTTATATGGTTTATGCTGTACGAGCGATGCCGCCTGAAATGGTTTTTGCGCAATTAGCGTTGGGTTTTGCCTTGGCGCATAGTGATCCAAGATGGGTCGGGGTGAATATTGTCGCACCAGAGGACGGTGCGGTTTCTATGCAAGATTATGACCTACATATGCAGTTTTTCCGTTTTTTAAGGCAGTTATATCCTGATGTAAAAATCACACTCCATGCAGGTGAGCTGGCTTTACCATTAGTGCCTACTGCCGGTTTGAGAGATCATATCCGGAAAGCGGTTTTTGTTGCAGGTGCTGACCGTATCGGTCACGGAATTGATATTGGATCAGAAATGAATCCGGTCGAAATTTTGCATCATATGGCTGAACGTCCTGTGCCAGTTGAAATCAATTTATCCAGCAATGATGCTATCTTGAATATCAAGGGTAATCAGCATCCTTTTGCTCTTTATCGTCAGTATAATGTACCTGTCGTTATTTCGACGGATGATGCCGGTGTCTCTCGTAATGATCTGACCACGGAATATATGCGAGCGATAGAAGAGCAACATGTTTCTTATAGTGACTTGAAAAAGCTTTCCCGTGACAGTTTGGAATATGCTTTCTTGTCAGGAGAAAGCTTATGGCAGAAAAATACGGGGGAGAGCGTGAAGCCTGTCTGTAATGGTATAGCATTTACAGCTATGCCCCAAGGCAAATGCGCTGATTTCTTGGTAAAGAATGACAAAGCTGCCTTGCAGTGGAAATTGGAAGCAGCCTTTATTCGTTATGAAGAACAGGTCAGGGAAGGGGCTTTATAA
- a CDS encoding phosphoribosyltransferase, with protein MAQIEFTHIDNESFISDVKSLAKKVENSNEYPDFVVGVGRGGLVPAVYLSHCLNVPMLSVDHSSKVFDFADELLLKLAQLTIAGRKLLFVDDINDSGGTIAYLRQMMDKNGAVTQNVRFAVLLDNIRSKARVDITARSIDRDVDKSWLIFPWEAMGSQDTINEEANSIPERLA; from the coding sequence ATGGCGCAAATTGAATTTACCCATATCGATAATGAATCTTTTATCAGTGATGTAAAATCGCTGGCTAAAAAAGTAGAAAACAGCAACGAATATCCCGATTTTGTAGTCGGGGTAGGACGAGGCGGTTTGGTTCCAGCCGTTTACTTGTCCCACTGCCTAAATGTCCCAATGCTTTCGGTTGATCACTCGTCTAAAGTCTTTGATTTTGCTGATGAGTTGCTCTTAAAACTGGCGCAATTAACCATTGCAGGACGTAAGCTGCTTTTTGTTGATGACATCAATGATTCCGGCGGCACCATCGCCTATTTGCGCCAAATGATGGATAAAAATGGTGCCGTTACTCAAAATGTCCGTTTTGCGGTTTTATTAGATAATATCCGCTCAAAAGCGCGGGTTGACATCACTGCGCGCAGCATCGACCGTGATGTCGATAAAAGCTGGCTGATCTTCCCTTGGGAAGCCATGGGTAGTCAGGATACAATTAACGAAGAAGCCAATTCTATTCCAGAACGGCTGGCCTAA
- a CDS encoding IS5 family transposase (programmed frameshift) has product MSDVFLLSEHQMERIKPFFPLAHGVPRVDDRRVLSGIVYVIRNGLQWKDAPKAYGPHKTLYNRFIRWSRLGVFDRIFVALTEQAGRSKRLMIDATHLKAHRTAASLLKKGLFPRHIGRTKGGLNSKLHAVCDSQGRPVRLHLTAGQVSDFKGADVLLANLPEETQEILGDRGYDSNKIRQSLADRNITACIPPKKNRKSKPPYDWHLYKKRHLIENMFAKLKDWRRVATRYDRCAHTFMSAIHIAASFIFYLKE; this is encoded by the exons GTGAGTGACGTGTTTTTGCTGTCTGAGCACCAGATGGAACGGATTAAGCCGTTTTTTCCACTGGCGCATGGTGTGCCGCGTGTCGATGACCGTCGTGTCCTGAGCGGGATCGTTTACGTGATCCGCAACGGCCTTCAGTGGAAAGACGCCCCGAAAGCGTATGGCCCGCACAAGACTTTATACAACCGGTTTATCCGGTGGAGCCGCCTGGGTGTCTTTGACCGGATCTTCGTCGCCCTGACGGAGCAGGCAGGCCGTTCGAAGCGTCTGATGATCGATGCAACACATCTGAAAGCACACCGGACAGCGGCCTCCCTGCTCAAAAAGGGGCTTT TTCCCCGCCATATCGGACGCACGAAAGGCGGACTGAACTCAAAGCTTCACGCTGTATGCGATAGTCAGGGCCGCCCTGTCCGGCTGCATCTGACCGCAGGTCAGGTCAGTGACTTCAAAGGCGCGGATGTTCTGCTGGCAAATCTGCCGGAAGAAACACAAGAAATTCTCGGGGACCGGGGATACGACAGTAATAAAATCAGACAGTCTCTCGCAGACCGGAATATCACCGCCTGTATTCCGCCGAAGAAGAACCGGAAATCAAAGCCGCCTTACGACTGGCATCTGTATAAAAAGCGTCACCTCATCGAAAATATGTTCGCAAAGCTCAAAGACTGGCGGCGTGTCGCAACACGATACGACCGGTGCGCTCACACATTCATGTCAGCAATCCATATCGCAGCAAGTTTCATCTTCTATCTCAAAGAATGA